One segment of Drosophila mauritiana strain mau12 chromosome 3R, ASM438214v1, whole genome shotgun sequence DNA contains the following:
- the LOC117143977 gene encoding hexosaminidase D produces the protein MHSNLWIFIWRRKLSFLLVVSGLVLLGLWTWAILIDTTAAAQPPAALLSSSERQQQQQQQQSTGYQQVHIIQKLIEQANRVLRAERLKDNAVEKSPSPVQRLGNVRFLRPTQAKKAPLPMSESFLFEQERLKILEQQQRQRNAGMEELNANAEDERMLSSAERQTQYEHELQRMGVPVVAGIGPDGPRAPAERLVHLDLKGAPPKLSFLKQLLPVLRALGATGLLIEYEDMFPYSGVLQPLAAHNAYKEDELRDFLECAALHGLSVMPLVQTFGHMEYVLKLSGFEQMRELAESPQSICPSQPQSMALLEQMLTQVIELHSQCLGQATPATNVPVAQIRFTHIHIGCDEVQRMGECTTCRQRLRSELFLSHVVSMAHFIRRQWPHLGVVIWDDQLRSMSLSELQHSQVGSYVEPMVWVYASDIYRFIQPQLWDTYAKVFPSAWTASAFKGAFGESLLVPPLQHHLENNIRWLAVIAKEGGRFSKGLRGLALTGWQRYDHFAVLCELLPVGIPSLMTSLSTVSKGYFSTNPRDNELLRVLQCVFQPDSRRSGRPWLELHPNAHHSQLFAVCNYPGHLVFKYALRLFDKLAEIRLYLQQTRDQSAWLSDYNVRHNFSSPLRVRELTDRTPMLIEELRAMAREAQQLLWEVYDEYTVTEFVEQHIYPTIEALQRQLARAEMLLQRRTWPQRPLPLPLKVQEDMGLVTHQQEQQ, from the exons ATGCACTCAAATCTTTGGATATTTATTTGGCGCCGGAAACTTTCCTTCCTGCTCGTCGTGTCTGGCCTGGTGCTTCTCGGCCTCTGGACATGGGCCATACTAATCGATACGACAGCCGCAGCACAGCCTCCTGCCGCCCTCCTCTCCAGTTCTgagcgccagcagcagcagcagcagcagcagtccaCGGGTTACCAGCAGGTGCACATCATCCAGAAGCTGATCGAGCAGGCCAACCGGGTGCTGCGAGCCGAGCGGCTCAAGGATAACGCCGTCGAGAAGTCGCCATCGCCAGTCCAGCGGCTGGGAAACGTGCGATTCCTGCGACCCACACAGGCCAAGAAGGCGCCGCTGCCCATGTCCGAGAGCTTCCTGTTCGAGCAGGAGCGCCTCAAGAttctggagcagcagcagcgccagaGAAACGCCGGTATGGAGGAACTGAACGCCAATGCCGAGGACGAGCGAATGCTCAGTTCGGCGGAGCGACAGACTCAGTACGAGCATGAGCTTCAGAGGATGGGTGTGCCGGTGGTGGCTGGCATCGGGCCGGATGGTCCGAGAGCTCCCGCCGAGCGTCTCGTTCATCTGGACCTGAAGGGTGCTCCGCCTAAGCTAAGCTTTCTCAAGCAACTGCTGCCCGTGCTACGGGCACTGGGAGCCACTGGTCTGCTCATAGAGTACGAGGACATGTTTCCCTACAGCGGAGTTCTTCAGCCGCTGGCGGCGCACAATGCCTACAAGGAGGACGAACTGCGG GACTTCCTCGAGTGCGCAGCCCTCCACGGGCTGAGCGTAATGCCCCTCGTTCAAACCTTTGGGCACATGGAATACGTCCTCAAACTCTCGGGCTTCGAGCAGATGCGTGAGCTGGCGGAGAGTCCACAGTCGATTTGCCCCAGTCAGCCACAGAGCATGGCGCTGCTGGAGCAGATGCTCACCCAAGtgatcgaattgcattcacaGTGCTTGGGTCAGGCGACGCCCGCCACCAACGTTCCCGTAGCACAAATACGGTTCACCCATATCCACATCGGCTGTGACGAGGTGCAGCGCATGGGCGAGTGCACCACCTGCCGCCAAAGGCTGCGCAGTGAGCTCTTCCTCTCGCACGTGGTAAGCATGGCGCACTTCATCCGCCGACAGTGGCCGCATCTGGGTGTGGTAATCTGGGACGACCAGTTGCGATCGATGTCCCTCAGCGAGCTGCAGCACTCGCAAGTGGGCAGCTACGTGGAGCCGATGGTGTGGGTGTACGCCAGTGACATATACCGCTTTATTCAGCCACAGCTGTGGGATACCTATGCGAAGGTCTTTCCTAGCGCCTGGACGGCGTCGGCTTTCAAGGGAGCCTTTGGTGAGAGCTTGTTGGTGCCGCCGCTGCAGCATCATCTTGAGAACAACATCCGATGGCTGGCAGTGATCGCCAAGGAAGGCGGACGCTTCTCAAAGGGCTTAAGAGGTCTGGCACTGACCGGATGGCAGCGGTACGATCATTTCGCAGTGCTCTGTGAACTCCTGCCGGTAGGCATTCCCAGTCTGATGACGTCGCTGTCGACCGTCTCCAAGGGCTACTTCAGCACTAATCCGCGGGACAATGAGCTGCTGCGCGTGCTGCAGTGCGTCTTCCAGCCGGACAGTCGGCGATCGGGTCGACCCTGGCTGGAACTGCATCCGAATGCCCATCACAGTCAGCTCTTTGCTGTCTGCAACTATCCGGGTCACCTGGTCTTCAAATATGCCCTGCGCCTGTTTGACAAGCTGGCCGAGATCCGACTCTATTTGCAGCAGACCCGGGACCAGAGCGCCTGGCTCTCCGACTACAATGTGCGGCACAACTTCAGTTCGCCGCTGAGGGTGCGCGAACTGACTGACAGGACGCCGATGCTGATCGAGGAGCTGCGGGCGATGGCGCGGGAAGCGCAGCAGCTGCTGTGGGAGGTATACGACGAGTACACGGTGACGGAGTTTGTGGAGCAGCACATTTATCCCACCATCGAGGCACTGCAGCGCCAGTTGGCCAGGGCGGAAATGCTGCTCCAGCGACGCACTTGGCCACAGAGACCACTGCCTCTGCCCTTGAAAGTGCAGGAGGACATGGGACTGGTGACGCATCAGCAGGAGCAACAATGA
- the LOC117143978 gene encoding uncharacterized protein LOC117143978 codes for MSELLNQLKRQREEDSTNFFEPSSKRFKYKHLNDEIRSSCSISYLEESDTRGSVESGYSPELGPSENAYYLQNQMLFNLHVEREMRKKLQIISRNNLNVQI; via the coding sequence ATGTCTGAACTTTTGAATCAATTGAAACGCCAGAGGGAAGAGGATTCAACGAATTTTTTTGAGCCATCCAGCAAACGATTCAAGTACAAGCATCTGAATGACGAGATtaggagcagctgcagcatttCGTATCTGGAGGAGAGCGATACTCGGGGATCTGTAGAATCAGGATACTCGCCGGAACTTGGACCCAGTGAAAATGCCTACTACCTGCAGAACCAGATGCTTTTCAACTTGCATGTCGAGCGGGAAATGcgcaaaaaattacaaataatttcTAGGAATAACTTAAATGTGCAAATCTGA
- the LOC117146068 gene encoding single-stranded DNA-binding protein 2, producing MYGKSKTSAVPSDAQAREKLALYVYEYLLHVGAQKAAQTFLSEIRWEKNITLGEPPGFLHTWWCVFWDLYCAAPERRDQCDHSSEAKAFHDYGFVSSGYGVNGIGPGGPHNAGGPAPSPLGQMPPGGDGGPMGPGGPMGPNFFPNSTMRPSPPTHASSPQPPPSQMMPGQPPFMGGPRYPGGPRPGVRMQGMGNEFNGPPGQPMMPNSMDPTRPGGGMGPMNPRMNPPRGPGGMGPMGYGGPGGMRGPAPGPGGMPPMGMGGAGGRPPQWQPNASAPLNAYSSSSPGNYGPGSNGPPGPGTPIMPSPQDNTQGGPVGGPGDSMYALMKPEFPMGGGPDGGGGGGGPGGMGPMGGGPNSMGPVLNGGGGPDGSGLDGMKNSPANGGPGTPREDSGSGMGDYNLGGFGGPGENDQTESAAILKIKESMHEEAKRFEKDTDHPDYFMP from the coding sequence atgtacGGCAAATCAAAGACATCGGCGGTTCCATCGGACGCCCAGGCCCGCGAAAAGTTGGCCCTGTACGTGTACGAGTATCTGCTGCACGTTGGCGCCCAGAAGGCGGCACAGACATTCCTCTCGGAGATCCGATGGGAGAAGAACATAACGCTGGGCGAGCCGCCGGGATTCCTGCACACCTGGTGGTGCGTCTTCTGGGACCTGTACTGTGCGGCGCCAGAGCGCCGGGATCAGTGCGATCACAGTTCGGAGGCCAAGGCCTTCCACGACTACGGATTTGTTAGCTCCGGCTACGGAGTGAATGGAATTGGACCGGGTGGACCCCACAATGCTGGCGGACCAGCGCCCAGTCCCCTGGGACAGATGCCACCCGGCGGCGATGGCGGTCCAATGGGTCCCGGCGGACCGATGGGGCCGAATTTCTTCCCGAACTCGACGATGCGGCCGTCGCCGCCGACGCACGCCTCCAGTCCGCAGCCGCCGCCGTCGCAAATGATGCCAGGCCAGCCGCCGTTCATGGGCGGACCCCGATACCCGGGCGGACCGCGGCCCGGCGTGCGTATGCAGGGCATGGGCAATGAATTCAATGGACCCCCCGGCCAGCCCATGATGCCCAACAGCATGGATCCGACACGGCCAGGCGGAGGGATGGGACCGATGAATCCGCGCATGAATCCGCCACGCGGTCCTGGCGGCATGGGACCGATGGGCTACGGTGGACCAGGAGGAATGCGCGGCCCGGCACCGGGACCTGGCGGAATGCCGCCCATGGGCATGGGCGGAGCGGGCGGAAGACCGCCGCAATGGCAGCCAAACGCATCGGCGCCACTAAATGCGTACTCGTCATCATCGCCAGGAAACTATGGACCCGGATCGAATGGACCGCCGGGACCGGGAACGCCCATAATGCCGTCGCCGCAGGATAACACGCAAGGCGGGCCAGTGGGCGGACCCGGCGACAGCATGTACGCCCTGATGAAACCCGAATTCCCGATGGGCGGAGGGCCGGAtggcggcggtggcggaggAGGTCCCGGCGGAATGGGACCGATGGGCGGCGGGCCAAATTCAATGGGCCCCGTACTTAATGGCGGCGGCGGTCCGGACGGATCCGGTTTGGATGGCATGAAAAACTCGCCGGCCAACGGAGGACCTGGGACGCCGCGCGAAGACTCTGGCAGCGGCATGGGTGACTACAATCTGGGCGGATTCGGCGGACCCGGCGAGAACGATCAAACGGAATCGGCGGCCATTCTGAAGATCAAGGAGAGCATGCACGAGGAGGCCAAGCGGTTCGAGAAAGACACAGATCATCCGGACTACTTTATGCCATAA
- the LOC117146069 gene encoding uncharacterized protein LOC117146069, whose amino-acid sequence MGLMRTVGGVGGGGSDAQLPEEAVSTLNHCPTYRQIPGAGTGAGSAPAKRVPVLFSTNRGLYLRLAQPLADQMEVLTLQPRGQNYNISFCDLERWSTNRANVVSLEDTFTIMQQRNMSPESVNYQPRLWKNNVSYSLMH is encoded by the exons ATGGGTCTGATGCGGACAGTTGGCGGCGTGGGAGGCGGTGGCAGCGATGCCCAATTGCCAGAGGAGGCGGTGTCCACGCTCAATCATTGCCCGACCTACCGGCAGATTCCAGGTGCCGGAACGGGCGCAGGATCAGCGCCAGCCAAGCGAGTACCCGTCCTGTTTTCCACCAACCGTGGACTCTATCTGCGCCTGGCCCAACCACTGGCGGATCAGATGGAGGTGCTGACACTGCAGCCACGCGGTCAGAACTACAACATCAGCTTCTGCGACCTGGAGCGCTGG AGCACAAATCGGGCCAATGTGGTCAGCCTGGAGGACACCTTCACCATCATGCAGCAGCGCAATATGTCGCCGGAGTCTGTTAACTACCAGCCACGCCTGTGGAAGAACAACGTCAGCTACAGCCTGATGCACTGA
- the LOC117146067 gene encoding mediator of RNA polymerase II transcription subunit 17: MSNSVNISVETTCENQIREIGYDGTELYQPPPTLSESLAKCAARIDFSKTSLDDLKKEEKSAAAAADEDKDATQFQESLWPWDAVRNKLKDALTEICVLSDVISIAKDKRYLVLDPLLEEADDTKPIVQVYSRKKAISQAAQVLLSGAERLRNAHSEQRNRNVSDFHIELLRLRQNWRLKKVSNAIIGDLSYRTAGSKFGMSGTFEVTKAEETGDEDTASSSNSSSSASGNNGMQLKASSALRVIVPAELQGVAYIKVITQKDQEDLCTAQLNLMGHGPNITAQVGVWQKTLEFAQNVLFCKELFAQLAREAIQLQAPIPHVVIGNQIRATLLPNIQLIISLCHSTTFDSSQPAPINDHDHVLEHSLHQLLREVHYKNSHHPFPHPASAPLGPTKKRMLAGPMAADRETLLDMTKSQTILEQIIAQAQHIFMRKRTQYVLDTLARDVKDPQIVSHWNAMNSPTMSCVKINIVTHGYDAIGRTSLVIHVKERSLKCICRDGRVMRLSYEPQELRDLILCQINSHQISCLISLARCMSWTVLSNSNHLGVGKVEPLGNASSCLLASPNSDRMIAVQIRCDPQIDVKVYIARSPRQDFFPSPLVPEKLWENLGGTFKEVRFDKIEGKSFLNKMEFLMASLTSNTA; encoded by the exons ATGTCGAATTCCGTGAATATATCAGTGGAAACGACGTGCGAGAACCAGATACGTGAGATTGGCTACGATGGCACCGAATTGTATCAGCC GCCGCCGACTTTGTCGGAAAGTCTGGCGAAATGTGCGGCGCGCATAGATTTCAGCAAGACGTCGCTGGACGACCTCAAGAAGGAGGAGAAGTCAGCGGCGGCGGCCGCCGACGAGGACAAGGACGCCACTCAGTTCCAAGAGAGCCTGTGGCCCTGGGATGCGGTGCGCAACAAGCTGAAGGATGCGCTCACGGAGATATGTGTGCTGTCCGATGTGATCTCCATTGCCAAGGACAAGCGCTATCTAGTGCTCGATCCCCTGCTGGAGGAGGCTGACGACACCAAGCCCATTGTGCAGGTGTACAGCCGCAAGAAAGCCATCTCTCAGGCAGCCCAAGTGCTCCTCAGTGGCGCTGAACGCCTGCGGAACGCGCACAGTGAGCAACGCAATCGCAATGTCTCAGATTTCCACATAGAACTACTGCGCCTGCGACAGAACTGGCGCCTGAAGAAGGTGTCCAACGCGATTATCGGGGATCTCAGCTACCGCACCGCGGGCTCCAAGTTTGGCATGAGCGGCACCTTCGAGGTGACCAAAGCTGAAGAGACCGGGGATGAGGACACCGCCAGCTCatccaacagcagcagcagcgcctcCGGCAACAATGGCATGCAACTTAAAGCCAGCTCCGCATTGCGAGTGATTGTTCCAGCGGAGCTGCAGGGTGTCGCCTACATAAAGGTGATCACACAGAAGGATCAGGAGGATTTGTGCACCGCTCAGCTTAATCTGATGGGTCACGGACCCAATATAACTGCCCAGGTGGGCGTCTGGCAGAAGACACTGGAGTTTGCCCAGAATGTGCTCTTCTGCAAGGAGCTATTCGCCCAGTTGGCACGTGAAGCTATCCAACTGCAGGCACCAATTCCACATGTGGTCATCGGCAACCAAATTCGCGCCACTCTGCTGCCTAACATCCAACTTATTATCTCGTTGTGCCACTCAACCACCTTCGATTCCAGCCAGCCGGCGCCAATTAACGACCATGACCATGTTCTGGAACACTCGCTGCATCAGCTTCTGCGCGAGGTGCACTACAAGAACTCACACCATCCCTTTCCCCATCCGGCCAGTGCACCACTGGGACCCACTAAGAAGCGCATGCTAGCAGGTCCGATGGCCGCGGATCGGGAAACGTTGTTGGACATGACCAAGTCGCAGACCATACTCGAACAGATCATCGCCCAGGCGCAGCACATTTTCATGCGCAAGCGAACACAATATGTGCTCGATACGCTGGCCAGGGATGTGAAGGACCCGCAGATAGTGTCGCATTGGAATGCCATGAACAGTCCCACCATGTCGTGTGTGAAGATCAACATTGTAACGCACGGCTACGATGCCATTGGTCGCACCTCGCTGGTCATTCACGTCAAGGAGCGCTCTCTTAAATGCATTTGCCGCGATGGACGCGTTATGCGGCTGTCCTACGAGCCGCAGGAACTCCGCGACCTGATCCTCTGCCAGATCAACTCTCACCAGATCTCCTGCCTGATCAGCCTAGCTCGCTGCATGTCCTGGACCGTGCTGTCGAACAGCAACCACTTGGGTGTCGGCAAGGTGGAGCCGCTGGGAAATGCCAGTTCCTGCCTTCTGGCCTCTCCCAATAGCGATCGCATGATTGCCGTTCAGATTCGCTGCGATCCGCAGATAGATGTTAAGGTTTATATAGCGAGAAGTCCACGACAGGATTTCTTTCCCAGTCCACTGGTGCCGGAAAAGCTGTGGGAGAATCTGGGAGGCACATTCAAGGAG GTGAGGTTCGACAAAATCGAGGGCAAGAGCTTTCTCAACAAAATGGAGTTTCTGATGGCCTCGCTGACCAGTAACACGGCCTAA
- the LOC117143793 gene encoding proteasome assembly chaperone 2 — MLFLKDKRSTLDVAEHTVIIPSICVGNAAQLACDLLIASKELRRIGSITHPALIPVYGPSAYQHEPQEKVSSCELYEGTEDKLLVVQFRAPWVARHTAHFQKELVELLKGARRVVILSGSFGFEKRVIEESPWAYRASENFKEAHAAQLGNEELIKWKEHKGDAIYGGGNALQLFKAFEEQKVPVMLLFRYLLEGDNSTDASLIVRELNELCEDFLQLRNGGDGSFKLTVPKSWNLLFGNDVTELLF, encoded by the coding sequence ATGCTGTTTCTGAAGGACAAGCGTTCCACTCTGGACGTAGCAGAGCACACAGTAATCATACCGAGCATTTGCGTGGGAAACGCGGCGCAGCTGGCCTGCGACCTGTTGATCGCGTCCAAGGAACTCCGGCGAATTGGATCCATCACACATCCAGCCCTGATTCCGGTCTACGGACCCTCCGCCTATCAGCACGAGCCCCAAGAGAAGGTCTCCTCCTGCGAACTGTACGAGGGCACGGAGGATAAGCTACTGGTGGTGCAATTCCGGGCGCCATGGGTTGCCCGCCACACCGCGCATTTTCAGAAGGAACTAGTGGAGCTCCTGAAGGGCGCCCGACGTGTAGTCATTCTTAGCGGCAGTTTCGGCTTCGAGAAGCGAGTCATTGAGGAGTCACCGTGGGCTTACCGCGCCAGCGAAAATTTCAAGGAAGCGCATGCTGCCCAGCTGGGCAACGAGGAGCTGATCAAGTGGAAGGAGCACAAGGGCGATGCCATCTACGGCGGCGGCAATGCCCTGCAGCTGTTCAAAGCCTTCGAGGAGCAGAAGGTGCCCGTCATGCTGCTATTCCGCTATCTCCTCGAGGGCGACAACTCCACAGACGCATCTCTCATCGTCCGGGAACTGAACGAACTCTGCGAAGACTTCCTTCAGCTGCGCAACGGGGGCGATGGCAGTTTTAAGCTCACAGTGCCCAAGTCCTGGAACCTACTATTCGGCAATGATGTTACGGAACTTCTGTTTTAA
- the LOC117143791 gene encoding actin-related protein 5 yields MADKRVLIIDNGSYECRVGWSDSKEPDLRFRNVLTKPRKDRKKEAAAQHISEGSSSQTVVEQSAEIQVGNDITNIEAVRAHLKSPFERNVITNWNHQEQIFDYIFTKMGFDGQDKIDHPIILTEALANPNFCRQQMNELLFECYGIPSVSYGIDALYSWKHHQQKQKNISDALIISFGYSTTHVIPVLDGKLQLEHVRRLNVGGYHIITYLFRLMQMKYPVHLNAITISRMEKLVHEHCHIAVDYREELMQWAQMDYYDEHIMKIQLPYNAVTATNAMLTAEQKQEKRRELAHRLLDIKKNREQEKLREDEQQLFVYNKLRQLYEQKKLDKFERALQQQQIGTLEDLDSLIATIKSRIKRVQERAQSAPRPSKQQEKLNKMPKPPEGMSQADWLAELQGKREKILGRKQARQQQRSEQAKRHTHAAQERMRIISSLAKNEKRRKANGEEEDDGFGMNDNDWDVYKRINRYNDDSDSDADNEKLLQFDKILNHYDANTDGNSNVPPQSAAENYQLHFGVENIRVPEVLFQPSMIGCSEAGLAELIAFVLKLFPAAEQQRLVEHVYLTGGCAQFKGLKERLIKELMEMRPFQSKFAIYESDEPTLSAWLGACVHAGEPTFGQTLTTRQDHQEHGKEFFREHTFSNIFYPTPKD; encoded by the exons ATGGCGGATAAACGTGTTTTGATCATCGATAATGGGTCCTACGAATGCCGCGTGGGCTGGAGCGACTCCAAGGAGCCGGACTTGCGGTTCCGCAATGTCCTGACCAAGCCGCGCAAGGATCGCAAAAAGGAAGCAGCTGCTCAGCACATCTCGGAGGGATCCTCCTCGCAGACAGTAGTGGAGCAATCTGCCGAGATCCAGGTGGGCAACGACATCACCAACATCGAGGCGGTGCGTGCGCATCTGAAGAGTCCATTCGAACGGAATGTGATAACCAACTGGAATCACCAGGAGCAGATCTTCGACTACATATTTACAAAGATGGGATTCGATGGGCAGGACAAGATCGACCACCCAATCATCCTCACAGAGGCGCTGGCCAACCCCAACTTTTGCCGCCAGCAGATGAACGAGCTGCTCTTCGAGTGCTACGGCATTCCGTCTGTATCCTACGGCATTGATGCGCTCTACAGCTGGAAGCATCACCAGCAAAAGCAGAAAAAT ATATCCGATGCCCTGATCATTTCCTTTGGCTACAGCACAACCCACGTCATACCCGTTTTAGATGGCAAACTCCAGCTGGAGCATGTGCGTCGCCTGAATGTGGGTGGCTACCACATCATCACCTACCTCTTCCGGCTCATGCAAATGAAGTATCCCGTCCATCTGAACGCCATCACCATCAGTCGAATGGAGAAATTGGTCCATGAGCACTGCCACATTGCTGTGGATTACAGGGAGGAGCTGATGCAATGGGCCCAGATGGACTACTACGACGAGCACATAATGAAGATACAACTGCCGTACAATGCGGTGACCGCCACTAACGCCATGCTAACTGCTGAGCAGAAGCAGGAGAAGCGTCGCGAGCTGGCGCACCGACTGCTggacataaaaaaaaaccgcGAGCAGGAGAAACTCCGCGAGGATGAGCAGCAGTTATTCGTCTACAACAAGCTGAGGCAACTGTACGAGCAGAAAAAGCTGGACAAGTTTGAGCGAGCActacagcaacagcagatcGGTACTTTGGAGGACTTGGATTCCCTCATTGCCACCATAAAGTCGCGTATTAAGCGTGTCCAGGAGAGGGCTCAGAGTGCCCCGCGTCCCAGCAAGCAGCAGGAGAAGCTGAACAAGATGCCGAAACCTCCAGAGGGCATGTCGCAGGCGGACTGGTTGGCCGAACTCCAGGGCAAGCGGGAAAAAATTCTTGGGCGCAAGCAGGCCCGCCAGCAGCAGCGATCCGAGCAGGCCAAGCGCCACACCCACGCCGCGCAGGAGCGGATGCGAATCATTTCATCACTGGCCAAGAACGAGAAGCGGCGAAAGGCGAATGGCGAGGAAGAGGACGATGGCTTTGGGATGAACGACAATGACTGGGACGTGTACAAGCGGATCAATCGCTACAACGACGACAGCGACTCGGATGCAGATAACGAGAAGTTGCTGCAGTTCGATAAGATCCTAAATCACTATGATGCCAACACCGATGGCAACTCCAATGTTCCGCCACAGAGTGCCGCCGAGAACTACCAGCTGCACTTTGGGGTTGAGAACATTCGCGTGCCGGAGGTTCTATTCCAGCCCAGCATGATTGGTTGCTCCGAGGCAGGGCTAGCAGAACTAATAGCGTTCGTGCTGAAGCTATTTCCTGCCGCTGAGCAGCAGCGCCTGGTTGAGCACGTGTACCTAACCGGCGGTTGTGCCCAGTTCAAGGGCCTCAAGGAGCGACTAATCAAGGAGCTGATGGAAATGCGACCGTTCCAGTCAAAGTTCGCCATCTACGAGTCGGATGAGCCAACTTTGAGCGCCTGGCTGGGAGCATGTGTGCACGCAGGAGAGCCTACCTTCGGGCAGACGCTGACCACGCGTCAGGACCACCAGGAGCATGGCAAAGAGTTCTTTCGGGAGCACACCTTTAGCAATATCTTTTATCCTACACCAAAAgattaa